Part of the Tolypothrix sp. PCC 7910 genome, TCATAAGCCTTTGATTAGTGATTATTTATTACTGAAACCCATATTTGACATAAAACTTTTCTCTATGATCTGTATGGATAATTAAGAAAGCTGATCTTTTAAAATTCTTCGTCTTTGGATAATGCCTGTAGTTTTTAAAGCAACAACTTCTATTTGTTTATAAATAGATTGGGGTAAAAGAAAAAGCAAATATGCTGCAACCAAGGTGAAAGTTGTTCGTCGTGGTTCTTGTATAAGAATTCGCCAGTGAGTAGCTAAAGCTCTATTTATAAATTTCACGGCGATTGAGCCTGATTGTAGACGTAACGCTGTGCGAGCTAAATACCTGAGATAATAGGCTCTACCAAGTTCTTCGCAATTATTTAATACCGAGGGTGCATAAGAGCGGATTTTATCAATTACTTTTTCCCAAGCATCTAACTGCTGGAAAAGATTTGCCGAAAGCCCATCTGAATTTATGCGATACAATGTTAATGATTCCGGAATACCTTCAATTTTCCAATTAGTTTGGATTAAAATCCGGATCCAGCATTCAATATCCTCTGATTGACGAAACTGTTCGTCAAAATAAAAATCTTCTACAGTACCGTTAATATTGCCTTGAAATTTAATATCTGCAAAAACTTTCTTACGAAATAATGCAGATGAGCCATTGCCAAGTGGATTGCAGCAAAGTACATCAGGTATGGTAATTTTTTTCAGTTTAGGCATTTGATACGTACCTGATGGCTTACCCGCTTCATTAATAAAGGCGGAACGGCTAAAACTCACACCTACATCTGGTGAAGTTCTAAGGTGAGCAATATGTTTTTCTAATTTCTCGGGTAACCAAATATCATCTGCATCTAAAAACGCTAAATATTCTCCTTGGGCATGGCGTATCCCAGTGTTTCTAGCTCCAGCTAATCCGCGATTTTGCTGATGAATTATTTTAATTCTGTAGTCTGCAAATTGCTGACAAATCTCTATACTCTTATCGGGAGAATCATCATCGATAATCAGAAGCTCAAAATTTGTATAAGTTTGGCTGAGTACAGATTCTACAGTAGCAGCTATAAATTTTTCAACTCTATAGACCGGAATAATGACAGAAATTTTGCACATTTTTAAAGCTGTTTTTTGATGTATACTATTACTTGAATATAATAATTATTTGTGAATTTACTTGCTTAATACAAGAAAAAAATTAAAGCATTTCCTCAATCAAAGCTTCCAACTTAATTATGTAGTTTTGCCAAGCATTTTTGACT contains:
- a CDS encoding glycosyltransferase family 2 protein, with the protein product MCKISVIIPVYRVEKFIAATVESVLSQTYTNFELLIIDDDSPDKSIEICQQFADYRIKIIHQQNRGLAGARNTGIRHAQGEYLAFLDADDIWLPEKLEKHIAHLRTSPDVGVSFSRSAFINEAGKPSGTYQMPKLKKITIPDVLCCNPLGNGSSALFRKKVFADIKFQGNINGTVEDFYFDEQFRQSEDIECWIRILIQTNWKIEGIPESLTLYRINSDGLSANLFQQLDAWEKVIDKIRSYAPSVLNNCEELGRAYYLRYLARTALRLQSGSIAVKFINRALATHWRILIQEPRRTTFTLVAAYLLFLLPQSIYKQIEVVALKTTGIIQRRRILKDQLS